taccatccatttttttttcagcacaatCCAATTGTTAAAGAGAGGAGTCTGGAGTCAGTTCAGTGTCAATCTGTGTAGCtgcttaaacaaaaacaaaccccaaATACAAACATAACAATGAACAGCGGTGTGTTAACGTTATTACCTCTTGTCTGAGATAACAAACCGTAACTAAACATTGTGAACACTAAagaaagtacacacacaaaaccgaCCTAATtcatattgtaaatataacaacaataataccaTGAAATTAATCTTAAGCGATTTAGCTTCatttatatcattaaaaaaatgactaaaatacaTTTGGTgtaaacatgtttctttaattCAGTAGGATTGTTATCGATAATGTAACGTTGTGTAAACTTTGTGCTTCTACAGCTAAGTTCCCAGAGCTAGCGTTAGCTCGTTTACATGACACTTTACTTTAGTTCTGCTTAGGAGCGTTTTCTGAATGTCAATGATAagatataaacagattaaaaaaagattactaCACTCACCGAGTCCATTTGTTCCTACATTAATAGTTTAGCAGAGATTACATCCAGTTTTGTCTGAAACTAACAAAAACGTGACGTCATTGTGATGATGTTGGTCGGGGCGAATTCCGTTCCGGATTGACAGCAAACCGGAGGTTACAAAGGTTTCCCGTCGTTTTAAACAAGCTATTATCTATCGCATTATTATTTCTCATACTAATCCACTTGTTTGACGGAGCCACGGGCTTAAAAATGTCCTATGTATAGGTCTACCCAAACAGGCGGAACCTATTATTTAGACCCTTGTTTCCCATCATTTAGACCCTTGTTGTTTTCATTGTTCTGTTTTGAAACTTTACATGTATTTTGTTGTTCAGGAGAAACGACGAAGTGattgaagaaaataaacattaaacaataattACAGTTTTCTACACGAACAACATTATTCAGCTTTGCTCTAACACAAATCACTCTCACTACAGATACTAAAATAATAGTGTTTAagttgtattttaaatatacaggtAATGGATATAAAACACACTAGCagttaaaatgatgaaaaatgaaGTTATAACAAAATGCATGGAACAGTTGGAAATCTTGCAATAAAAGGGCCtctgttttaaatctgtagTTTATCTTAGTCTTATCTTATTTCAGTGTCTCCAGTCATATTAAAGAAATTCAAGACAAATTCAAGTTGTAAAAATTTGCAGATGAAATGATGTACATAAAAGctttttgtgattaaaaaaaatgaaacgaaacattttaataataccatGAATTATaatctgtgatttttatttttatattttacttgaGCTCAGAATATGACTATATATATGACAGGTTAtagctttgtttgttttcatggcCCTACAGATGCCTAAATAAACTTAAAGTAGTTTCATTGGAACAGATTTGCAACCTACTTCCATGTTTCTGCTAAATATTTTACGATAATATATGTTTATCGTAACTACAATGGATGTGAGAAAGTATTATTAAGTAAAATTCCTGAAATACTTTAACTAGCACTTTTTCCCTTGTTTGttatgtatgtttaaaaaaaaaacctgaacaatTTTTAGGTTGAcgtattcatcgatagagagTTAAAAGCACTATTGttcgtcgctctggataagggcgtaaatgttaatgtagatgtatttaaaaacatcaaaattataaaaataataatacattcttGTAAAAACATTCTAGATCCATCAAATCTCATGTGCACGGATAGCTTCAGAAAGCCCCAAAATGTTTAGTTGGTTTCAGGTTTGTTCTCAGGTTCATTCAAAGTGTTCTTGTAATTGtttgtgaatttaaatgtatGGTGAAAGGTGAAAATTGGTTTCATCTTCAGCTTAGTAGATGacattaataatacataatacattccTTTGAGATTGTATTTTTTGTGAGATACATAAATTTTTTGTGTACATATACGAGAGATCATGGTCACATGCAGAGAATAATCACCTGTCATACTAATGCAGCTGTTTTATTGCTGCTGTAGGTCTAATGGCAGCCTCCCTGTGAAATTTTTGTCTCGTCCTTTTTTAAATTTGgaggaactttttttttgttgatgtcaCTGTAGTGATCCATTTTCACTATTTGTTGATGTCACTGTAGTGATCCATTTTCACTATTTGTTGATGTCACTGTAGTGATCCATTTTCACTATTTGTTGATGATGGCCTTTGCAGTGTTCCATAGTACATCAACTATTTTGAAAATTCTTTAATAACTCTCTCCTGATCGATACCGTTTAGCAAGTGGGCTTCAGCAGTCAGATGATACCAGGAAAATATGAAGGAAATCCTACACCAACAGCTGATATTGATTTGGGGCTAATAATTTAATTGATGACAGCTATATGGTAATACAGGCCCAACCCCAATTATAAAAgtctacatactgtactatactgtccACAGGCATGAAACTAGGTTATTgtaacttattttattttcctttcaatTTGATTAtctttcatttaattcaatGTACAATACATTGTACTttcacatggaaaaaaaattctgtttcatttactttataatactttttatttatttatttactttattcctTTACAAATTTAGTGTTGTGTAACCTTTTAATATACATTGTATACTATTTAGTTTTTAGTGTAGTTATGGACATATGATAAATATCACTGCATGTTGTTGTATTGTTAGTCATTGTATGGAAACTTGATAAACCCATGATGTAATCACGTGACTGTTGTTTGTATGGTTGGGACATTGATGCATTTTGCTGAGATTCCTCACATCATACGAAACAAAATGGTTCCCTTTTCTAAGCAGGGTTTAGCAGATCAAGAAAGCTGGAGGTGGCCATCTTCTGATTCTTTTTTAACCCTCTGTAGGGCAGGGATGTATTCCTCAGACTCAGACTCCTTCTGACCAGAAGTCAGAAATCTGAGGTACAGGTCAGAATTaggcaaaaacagaaaacaaacctAATTCAATTCCAAATgatagaaatgtgtttattttcagtaaaaacTGACATTCCACAACACAGTTTACACTGTTGGATAATTATCACAATCAACCTGCTCTCTTTCACAAATGTCTAGATGTTTCCTTTACTGAAAATGCAAATGAACTTGCTACAAATATTGCTTACAAGGTGTACTGTTCAAATGGACTAAGAAAATCTTAAATGCAAATATAACCTTAGTGTTTTAGGCACTTGCTAAATGATATGGTTTTGGCTCAGAACTATTTTCACATATTCAAAAGTGGACAGTCAGGAATACGTTGACTTAAGTGTCACCTGTGGGTTCATATTTACTAAACATCAGCACAGCTTTACTGTTTAATGTCAAGACTGTCACTTTACTGAAGACATCAAGGTCTTTTAAAAGTGGTTGTCAACATCTCCCATTTCCACCACAACAGTTTTCAGCTGGGAATAATACTCAATAGTCACCATACCATTTTCTCTGCCAAAACctggagcgagagagagaaaaaaaaaagttttctgctGAGTCTCATGGcataaatgagtaaatgaagATTTATTTGGAAAGATAAGTATTCGTTGCTATTATTAGGGCATTAAATAATAGTACTGCCTACAGTCCTACCTGACATCTTGTAGCCTCCAAATGGGACCTCCACTGGACTCACATTATAATTATTGATGAAGCACGTCCCTGCTTGAAGATTTTCAGCCACTCTGTGTGCTCTAGAAATATCTCTGCATGCATGCAAGACAACATGTTAAAATGTAGAAGGGGAGGtaaattttcttttctatttttatacagATCATGAGGTCATCTGAAGGAGACCCTGGTGTGAGACTTCACCTGGTAAAGACTCCAGATGCCAAACCAAAAGTTGTGTTGTTGGCTCTTTGCAAAACTTCCTCTTCAGTGTCAAATGGCATAATGGACATCACAGGCCCAAAGATTTCCTCTTTCACACAGGTCATGTCATCCCTGCAGTTATCTATGAATATAGTAAcatataaaagaaatacattcaCTTGTGTATTGCTGGAAAGCTtattttagattaaattagGGACCAACTTGGTTCCATGCTTATAATACGAAAAAGTTAGCTCTTAAAAATAGCTCTCCAGTGCCGATTAgaatttaacattaaatgtagcaTTATGCCAAAAAGAGACAAGcgaacaaattaaatataaattataaacctTCCCAGGTTTGTGGCAGACAAATACATGCACAACTACATAATGTGCATCTTGTCTTAGTCAGTGTTATTACttttaaaacaagaaaatggAATAAACTTTGTTGGTCAGTAACACACAAAGGTTAGTGTTGTTAAGCTAGAGGAGTTAAATTTTATAACATTTCAATTcagatacaataaaaaaaaaacacattacttACCCAGAACACATGGGGACAAGAAGTAGCCTCCTTTAAGTTTGGGGTCACTGGAAACAAATGGCTCTCCACCACATAACACCTTGGCTCCCTGATACAAGATTTGAGACATTAAAGCTACATTTCTATCAAAACTATTGTTACAAACACCACTGTGTACAGTCTATTCTGTAAATTTGTATATTGTAGATCAACCAGAAATGCTCCAATGTACAAAATGCCTCCAGAACCACATCCTTAGCAGTTGTGTGTTCTATACAATGATAAATTCTTCATGGAAAAAGTTACTTACAATAGGTACAAATCAactttttgcttgtttatcttaacaacatttgtgttttaatgatGAGGGGCAGAAAAGGggcagatgtttttttaattaaaatgagatAATCCTTAAGTCATTCTCTAAAGATCTATTTACTACTTACTGAAGTATATTGAACATATACCAAATCAATTCATATTGATGTCAAGAAAAATCTACCCAATAATCAGACATTCAAATCATGTAACCAACACTTTTATTAATAGTACCTGTTCTTTAGCTTGGTTTATAAAACCCAGCACTTTCTCCATGTGGGGTTTGCTAATCAGAGCACCCATCCGTGTCCCATCTTGTAGAGGATCTCCAACAGCAATGGCCTTTGTTCTCTTCACAATCTCCTCTATAAATTGCTTCATAATATCCCTCTGCACGAACACCCGTGTCCCATTGCAACACACCTGCATCAGCCAAAACATGACAAAACGGTCATTCATAAAACCATGACAACTGGAACAACTAAAACAAAGGGCAACAGGAACTTGGTTTGTGGACACATGAACAGAGCATCTCTGTGCTTTTTAAACTTCACATTCTAGACTGAATTACTATTTTGTTGTTATAAAAACATCCACTTTTCTGAGAAGGCTTTTCACTAGTTTGAATTGTGACTGTAGGGATTTGCTTATTTTGTGGAAGATCCACATATATCTGTATATGATTAGTTGTAAACAAACAGTTGTATTTTGTCCATATAGTGTACTTTAACCAATATTATCACCTTtgggattatttattttaaagagagCTGATGTTAATGCCTAATTACCTCTCCCTGGGTGAGAAAGTTAGCCATTAAAGCCCCTCTGATAGCATTCTCCAGCTCACAGTCCTTAAAGATGATAAGTGGTGACTTTCCACCTAACTCCAGTGTCACTTGCTTCACACCTTTTGCTGACATCTCCATGACCTtacagacaaacaaatacagTATGATTTAATATTCTACAACAATACCTTGGATATAAACAATCTAGTTTTAACATTTTACCTCAAATCCACTATATACTATTTGCACTTAAACACCATTTTAGGGATTTCAGCTCATGTTCACTTAGTGAATATCTCAGCTAGCTGTTCAAGTGAAATTAAACAaggcttttaaatatttacatttcctaTTTGGCTACATCATTTTCAATAGATGATTCCAGAAAGATAAGATTTACTTTCAGTGAAACTGAAACTTCTAAAAGGTCAGACatgttattaattaaaacattacttGGCAAAAGAAATATAGTAAAAGCTCCTGGATGAAATAAAGCGTGTTGTAGTAGATAAACGTGAACTGTGATAGCAGTTGAATTAAGTCAATTACTCAtgggttaaataaaaaaaaataatgaatccGATTAAGGCTATGTCCACACTTTTCCCTTGGTTTCAGCATTCCTTGCACATTGAGACAGCGTTTTTGTCAACAAAACTGGAGCTTTTTGAAAACACTCTCCAAAGTGGATAAATTTGAAAAGTTTTTGCTCTGCAGTGTGGCCTCTGAAAACAATGACAATTGTTGTCATGTGACCATTTCAGACAAGATGGCGGGCTTCAAATTAAATTCATCAACCTTGTTGTACATTAACCAGgtatttctgtgatttttataaCTTAAATGTTTGTGCATTATTGCTGTGCTGCTATGAAAAGCATCTCCTCTTTCCATATGCTGCTCTGTATCATGTTTAGATTTGACTAGTTTAACTAccattgctgtttttttaaccttcttGTTGCTACAATTATtcagattgatttttttatatatttgcatttctttctctttgccgctgtaacagagaaagttccccattgtgggacgaataaaggtatatcttatatTATTCTTCTGTGGTGTTACATGTGTACATGGAAAGATAACAGCACAGCTTACCTTAATATTTTATAACGTTCATGCTTTAACTCACATCAAAATTTTGCCAAATTAAGAATCCTATATAATGCAAGTGGAACCAGTCATACTGTATGCTTCACAGTGTTAAATGCTTATATGTGAAAACTGGGCCACCTAAAAACAGTTCCGTGTGGTGCAACAGACCTATATTCTCCAACATATATAAGCAAACCTAAAgaatgtgttaaatataaaacaataaatagatAATATTTCATGAAATCACCATGATTCAAATGTTGCTGCTATTATTGAGAACCATTTCATAAAAGGAAATCCTTCTAGCTTTGTTACCTTCTTGCCAGTAGGCACACTACCAGTGAACGACACTTTGGCTACCATGGGGTGGTGGCACAGCAGTGATCCGGTCTCAGCTGCACCCTGCACCACATTAAACAGCCCGTCTGGCACGCCAGCTTCTTTATAGATCTCTGCTAAAATGACTGCTGTGAGTGGAGTCATGGGAGATGGCTTAAACACCATGGCATTACCTGTGCAAGTGAAACCATAACATTCAGTTACAAATCCAGTTTTTCAATTAATACCATactggataataataataataataataataataataatcataagtttaatttatatagcaccTTTCCCAAGCTCAGGGACGCTTGGATATTCTTATTAGTTTAGAGTAAGTAAGATTTAACATTTCTCACATACCACACGCTAGAGCTGGGGCCGATTTCCATGCAGCAATCTGGAAGGGATAGTTCCAGGCACCGAttcccacacatacacccagTGGCTCTCTACGAGTGTAAGCAAAAGAGCCTCCGGGAAGCTGAATGTGCTGgcctgacacaaacacacacaaatctatatTACTCAACtgaagaaaatttttttttctaaagcattATTTTGCTTAGGAGATGTATTCTGAGTACTCCATTAATAAGAAATGCTGTAGCGGTTTTGACAATTTACAGCTAAAAATACCTGCTAGTGTGGGAGCAATTCCAGCATAGTACTCAATACACTGCCAGGCCACATCAATGTCCACCTTAGCCTCAGTTATACTTTTTCCATTGTTGATCACTTCCAGCACAGCTATCTGATCTCTGCGCTCCTGTTAAAGCAACAAGGAATAAAGTTTACACTTGTTGGTTATGTCATGGACTGTTGGACTGTGAAAAACCGAGCACACCTGGGCAGCAAAATACAAAGGTCGATATTTTTGATCATTTGAAAAATGTGTGGGTTTAAAAAAGGAGGTGCCAAATCAAATTTTAACAAAGCACCatttaaatatcaggaaataaaagctgacaTTCTAATGCACTGTGTCATGGTTATTTCTGCCTCAAATCTAAACGGCTTCAGTGATGCAGGATTAGGAttggtttattattaaattaattaggACTGTATTTTAGAACTGTAGTTCACAAAAAAGGAACCACATACTGTTCAGTTACCTGAGATAATGCAAACATCTCTGTTCAGAACCACATACCACATACTTGTGCGTTGCATTAGCCCTTTAAAACTATACATTCTTAGGAACACAAATATATCTACACACTATTAAGAAGATACTGGATAGTATATGTAATTAGGACCATTGGGTTTTGTTGCGAATCTTTACCCTAATAATACGTGCAGCCTCCAGCAGGATCCGAGCTCTCTCTATGCCGGCAAGTTTACTCCATTTTAGGTAGGCAGAGTGTGCAGCCTTTATGGCCTGATCTACCTCCTCCTCCCCACAAGGAATCATATCACATAGCACACGGCCTGGAGAAAGCAAGGTTTGGTTTAACTCCAGTatgtttatacatttacagatatttgttttttcctggaatattttttacatatgaCCTATAACCTGCAAAGCAACATGCAGGCAACAGTTAATCAGTGACAATTAGCACTAAACACCATCATGCAAAGAATCAGTGTAGATTTATGATCTGTTGctacacatgcaaaaaaaaaaccttaccaGTTGCTGGTTCATACACTGGCTCAGAGTTGTTCGTGTTCTTGCCTTGAACCCGAGCTCCACCCCAGAAGTTTAGAGCCTCTTTCACAACCAGACTCCCAGTAGAAACATTGTGAAACTCAGGCAGCGAAAGAAGTGGTGTCTGAGCCATTTTATACTGCTCACAAggaaaatattgtttattagaACCTAGATTATTTGTGCTGTCCAACAAAGCTCAATATTTGTTGCAGTGGATTATTGTAGAACAAGTTGTTCTGCCAGTAATCTGGAGCACCCAAGACAATGTCCATTCTCATGGGTAATGTCTGTTCACTTTTGTCTGCTTGGGACATTTGTACATGCCCCATTTTTAACTTTCTCCCTGTCTTTCCACAGCATGGCCTGTCATGTATGTAGGGCCTCAGCAGAAAGGGGTTTAGAGATAAGAGGAATTGCACAACTTCCATACCCCTCTTTGCTAGCACTAAGCTAACCAGTATGCTAAcgtctgagggggaaaaaacaacccTCACGCCCCCTGATCTTTTCCAGACTACAATGAAAGTCGTAAAAATGAACCTAAAAAGGATCCGAAAGACGTTTAAAACAAGAAAATCATAAACtgaagcagtaaaaaaaaaatacatttgcgATATGTCAGGAGCTAGTGGAAGCTAGCTCGCTTTACGCTTCACAATAACGACGATAATTTCCGTTATGCATTCGATATTTAGGTTTGCCTTCAAATCATTTCAGCAAATGTAACGTTACCTTGAAGTGTGAGACTTGGCTTCTTTAGTGTCTCTGCAGATTCAGTAGGTCTTGAGCTACTTCACTTCACCCTTCTGACAGCAGAAATGGCCGTGAAGTTTGTGTGAACTGAGTGAAGTTATAGTCTCTCAGAAATCCACTTATCAGACCGTGATTATATAACACAGTGGACTGGACGTTAACCAGGTTCTTTCACTGGTGCATTTTATTGGCACGTCAGCACTTGTGCTTTTGACACACTATCATCCAACCAATTttcagtcaatacacttttgtatCCTGCAATTTTATGATCCGAATTATGATCTGGATTATGATCTTGCATTGCATCATCAAAGAAGTTGCACGTCTTAAGTGGGTCAAAAGTACACAAAAGTTTCTTAGTGTGCTGAGATTTTGAAGGATTTCTACATTTTCTGAAAGCTAACCCTCTGTTGTAGGTTTCTTCCTTGATTAACACAATACCTGCTTCTAACACACCGAATCTTCAGATCTTACTGAACTGATGTAGGTGCGTTAGAGCAAAATTTTAAACTCGGGGTTACTCCATCTAATCCTTTTTAGCATGCACACATCAGGTTTATGTCATCCACCTTTGTTATATTGAATTGTGcatttaaaaattatacaattacattaacacataaaatgtttgcttttcCATGACACACAGATTTGTCTTTGCTGCTTTTTAAATGAGATGATGCTATTTGTACATCTGACCAAGAGCGTAACattttttacaagaaaaaagTCACTAACACTGAAGTAATCTATGCAAGATAACTTTACCACTTTATTCACCAAGTGTAAGCgccataaaataattacaaaactgAACTTAAAGCAATAGAATCCACACAATTTAATCTCTTTAAATCTaatcaacacattcacacatatgcataaataaaaTCCATACCAAATATTAGTCTTACATTTCAAATAAAGAGAGTGGAGAACACATAACAGATTATCAGGTCGCTTATCTAGAAACTAGAATTAAAAGAGCATACTAACATACTGATCATTATGTAGTGCAGTTATGTAATGACCCATTGACATAGAAATCAGAATTACATGC
The genomic region above belongs to Tachysurus vachellii isolate PV-2020 chromosome 11, HZAU_Pvac_v1, whole genome shotgun sequence and contains:
- the aldh9a1a.1 gene encoding 4-trimethylaminobutyraldehyde dehydrogenase A; its protein translation is MAQTPLLSLPEFHNVSTGSLVVKEALNFWGGARVQGKNTNNSEPVYEPATGRVLCDMIPCGEEEVDQAIKAAHSAYLKWSKLAGIERARILLEAARIIRERRDQIAVLEVINNGKSITEAKVDIDVAWQCIEYYAGIAPTLAGQHIQLPGGSFAYTRREPLGVCVGIGAWNYPFQIAAWKSAPALACGNAMVFKPSPMTPLTAVILAEIYKEAGVPDGLFNVVQGAAETGSLLCHHPMVAKVSFTGSVPTGKKVMEMSAKGVKQVTLELGGKSPLIIFKDCELENAIRGALMANFLTQGEVCCNGTRVFVQRDIMKQFIEEIVKRTKAIAVGDPLQDGTRMGALISKPHMEKVLGFINQAKEQGAKVLCGGEPFVSSDPKLKGGYFLSPCVLDNCRDDMTCVKEEIFGPVMSIMPFDTEEEVLQRANNTTFGLASGVFTRDISRAHRVAENLQAGTCFINNYNVSPVEVPFGGYKMSGFGRENGMVTIEYYSQLKTVVVEMGDVDNHF